The following are encoded together in the Phenylobacterium sp. NIBR 498073 genome:
- a CDS encoding fumarylacetoacetate hydrolase family protein has translation MKLATFQAGGAPELGLVTGETIVPLSRTAPGLPAEMIGLIAAWPEVEREVRAIEAAAVGALPLGQVRLLAPIRRPGKIMAIGLNYADHIAESNLGTPEHQVWFSKAATAANGPFDPIDVPKVSQALDYEAEMVAVVGAGGRHIAKADAPGAVFGYCVGNDATERAWQHRTPQWVIGKSFDTHAPFGPWITTADEIADPHALAIRCQVNGETRQDSNTRHLVFNVWDQIEHLSQAMTLEPGDLIFTGTPGGIGAAMKPMQFLKAGDVVRIEIERLGAIENPCAPEPDRG, from the coding sequence ATGAAGCTCGCGACCTTCCAGGCCGGCGGCGCGCCGGAGCTCGGCCTCGTCACCGGCGAGACCATCGTCCCGCTCAGCCGCACGGCGCCGGGCCTGCCGGCCGAGATGATCGGCCTGATCGCCGCCTGGCCGGAGGTGGAGCGCGAGGTCCGCGCCATTGAGGCGGCAGCGGTCGGCGCCTTGCCCCTCGGCCAGGTGCGGCTGCTGGCCCCGATCCGGCGGCCGGGCAAGATCATGGCGATCGGCCTGAACTACGCCGACCACATCGCCGAGAGCAATCTGGGCACGCCCGAGCACCAGGTGTGGTTCTCCAAGGCGGCCACCGCGGCCAACGGCCCCTTCGATCCGATCGACGTGCCCAAGGTCTCGCAGGCGCTCGACTACGAGGCCGAGATGGTGGCGGTCGTCGGCGCCGGCGGCCGGCACATCGCCAAGGCCGACGCCCCCGGCGCGGTGTTCGGCTACTGCGTCGGCAACGACGCCACCGAGCGAGCCTGGCAGCACCGCACCCCGCAATGGGTGATCGGCAAGTCCTTCGACACCCACGCCCCGTTTGGCCCCTGGATCACCACGGCCGACGAGATCGCCGATCCGCACGCGCTGGCGATCCGCTGCCAGGTCAACGGCGAGACGCGCCAGGATTCCAACACCCGACACCTGGTGTTCAACGTCTGGGACCAGATCGAGCATCTGTCGCAAGCCATGACCCTGGAGCCCGGCGACCTGATCTTCACCGGCACCCCCGGCGGGATCGGCGCGGCGATGAAGCCGATGCAGTTCCTCAAGGCCGGAGACGTGGTGCGCATCGAGATCGAACGCCTGGGCGCCATCGAGAATCCCTGCGCGCCGGAGCCGGACCGTGGCTGA
- a CDS encoding bifunctional acetate--CoA ligase family protein/GNAT family N-acetyltransferase translates to MTTRNLDALFHPNAIAVIGASNAPGSVGQVLSRNLLESGFAGPVLPVSLSARAIRSSIAYRSVAELPLVPDLAVIATPAPSVPGIVAELAQAGCRAAIVISAGVDAPLRQQMLDAAKPTLMRILGPNCLGFMSPRQGINASFAHLSPAPGGLALVSQSGAVAAAAIDWAHARGVGFSHVLTIGDAADVDFGDLLDYLALDYDTHGVLLYVESITDARKFMTAGRIASRAKPVVVVKAGRSKAGAQAAFSHTGALAGADLVYEAALRRAGMLRVGGLRELFDAVSTLGAGMRVYGDRLAILTNGGGAGVMAADALEARDGRLAELSPETMEKLAATAPKYWSGANPVDILGDTHAPVYARALEIMLEDRNADAVLVMNCPTAVEDSTAAADAVVEVLKAKRYHRPVLSAWMGQTAVAEGRRRLAAAGVPAHETPDEAVRAFMHLVDHRKNQEALIRTPGAMAAPNGAAARAVIAKARADGRLTLTDPEAREVLKAYGVPALEGRDAATPEEAGRIAEEIGGPVALKVVSPDVSHKSELGGVVLGLEGALETQIEAQAMLARIAKARPQARIEGLVVEPLVHRPEARELLVGVAQDSLFGPIVMFGAGGISVEVTADHVIGLPPLDDVLARDMIGRTRVSRLLQGFRDHTAADLDAIADVIVRVSQIAAGEPDIAELDINPLLADASGALALAARIRLRAPDEARPRLAILPYPDGLQRQIEVGGQPVTLRAIRPQDGPAIAAMVEASSAEDVRLRFRSGFRTLPPGWPERLSQIDYDREMALVVDDGEKIIGVSRLAGDPQGQTAEFALMVRTDQQHKGLGRLLLSEILNYAAAKGLAEVWGDVARENTAMLTTAKSLGFERRAAEDFTRVKIVKTLRPPSD, encoded by the coding sequence ATGACCACGCGAAACCTCGATGCGCTGTTCCACCCGAATGCGATCGCGGTGATCGGCGCTAGCAACGCGCCCGGCTCGGTCGGACAGGTGCTGTCGCGCAACCTGCTGGAAAGCGGCTTTGCCGGGCCTGTCCTGCCGGTGTCGCTGAGCGCGCGGGCGATCCGCTCCTCGATCGCCTATCGCAGCGTCGCCGAGTTGCCGCTGGTTCCCGACCTGGCGGTGATCGCCACCCCGGCGCCGTCGGTGCCGGGGATCGTCGCCGAACTGGCCCAGGCCGGCTGCCGGGCGGCCATCGTGATCAGCGCCGGCGTCGACGCGCCCCTGCGCCAGCAGATGCTGGACGCCGCCAAACCGACCTTGATGCGGATCCTCGGCCCCAACTGCCTGGGCTTCATGTCGCCGCGCCAGGGGATCAACGCCAGCTTCGCGCATCTGTCGCCAGCGCCCGGCGGCCTGGCGCTGGTTTCGCAATCGGGCGCCGTCGCGGCCGCGGCCATCGACTGGGCTCATGCCCGCGGGGTCGGGTTCTCGCACGTCCTGACCATCGGCGACGCGGCCGATGTCGATTTCGGCGATCTGCTCGACTACCTGGCTCTCGATTACGACACCCACGGCGTCCTGCTCTACGTCGAGAGCATCACCGACGCGCGAAAGTTCATGACCGCCGGCCGGATCGCCTCGCGCGCCAAGCCGGTCGTCGTGGTCAAGGCCGGCCGCAGCAAGGCCGGCGCTCAGGCGGCGTTCTCGCACACCGGGGCCCTGGCCGGCGCGGACCTGGTCTATGAGGCCGCCCTCCGGCGCGCGGGCATGCTTCGCGTGGGCGGCCTGCGCGAGCTGTTCGACGCCGTCTCGACCCTCGGCGCAGGGATGCGGGTCTATGGCGACCGGCTGGCGATCCTCACCAACGGCGGCGGCGCCGGCGTAATGGCGGCCGACGCCCTGGAGGCCCGCGACGGCCGCCTGGCCGAGCTGTCACCCGAGACCATGGAGAAGCTGGCCGCCACGGCGCCGAAGTACTGGTCCGGCGCCAATCCGGTCGACATCCTCGGCGACACCCACGCCCCGGTCTACGCCCGGGCCCTGGAGATCATGCTCGAAGACCGCAACGCCGACGCCGTGTTGGTGATGAACTGTCCCACCGCGGTCGAGGACAGCACCGCGGCCGCCGACGCCGTGGTCGAGGTCCTGAAGGCCAAGCGCTACCATCGCCCTGTGCTCAGCGCCTGGATGGGCCAGACCGCAGTCGCCGAGGGCCGGCGGCGGCTGGCCGCGGCCGGCGTTCCGGCCCACGAAACGCCGGACGAGGCGGTCCGCGCCTTCATGCACCTCGTCGATCACCGCAAGAACCAGGAAGCGCTGATCCGCACGCCGGGCGCGATGGCCGCGCCCAACGGCGCGGCGGCCCGCGCGGTGATCGCCAAGGCACGCGCCGACGGACGCCTCACGCTCACCGATCCGGAAGCCCGCGAGGTGCTCAAGGCCTATGGCGTTCCGGCGCTGGAAGGCCGCGACGCCGCGACTCCGGAAGAGGCCGGCCGCATCGCCGAGGAGATCGGCGGACCGGTCGCGTTGAAGGTCGTGTCGCCGGACGTCAGCCACAAGTCGGAGCTCGGCGGCGTCGTGCTCGGCCTCGAGGGCGCGCTGGAGACCCAGATCGAGGCCCAGGCCATGTTGGCGCGGATCGCCAAGGCCCGTCCACAGGCGCGGATCGAAGGCCTGGTGGTCGAGCCGCTGGTCCATCGGCCCGAGGCGCGCGAGCTGCTGGTCGGCGTCGCCCAGGACAGCCTGTTCGGTCCCATCGTGATGTTCGGAGCCGGCGGCATCAGCGTCGAGGTCACCGCCGACCACGTGATCGGCCTGCCGCCGCTGGACGACGTCCTGGCGCGCGATATGATCGGCCGCACGCGGGTCTCGCGCCTGCTGCAAGGGTTCCGGGACCACACTGCCGCCGATCTCGACGCTATCGCCGACGTCATCGTGCGGGTCTCGCAGATCGCCGCCGGCGAGCCGGACATCGCCGAGCTCGACATCAATCCGCTGCTGGCCGACGCTTCCGGGGCCCTGGCGCTGGCCGCCCGGATCCGGCTGCGGGCGCCGGACGAGGCCCGGCCGCGCCTGGCGATCCTGCCCTATCCCGACGGCCTGCAGCGGCAGATCGAGGTCGGCGGCCAGCCGGTGACCCTGCGCGCCATCCGGCCTCAGGACGGCCCGGCGATCGCCGCGATGGTCGAGGCCAGCAGCGCCGAGGACGTGCGGCTGCGCTTCCGCTCAGGCTTCCGCACCCTGCCCCCGGGCTGGCCCGAGCGGCTGTCGCAGATCGATTACGACCGCGAGATGGCGCTGGTGGTCGACGATGGCGAGAAAATCATCGGCGTCTCGCGCCTGGCCGGCGATCCCCAGGGCCAGACCGCCGAGTTCGCGCTGATGGTCCGCACCGACCAACAGCACAAGGGCCTGGGACGGCTGCTGCTCAGCGAAATCCTGAACTACGCCGCGGCCAAGGGCCTGGCCGAGGTCTGGGGCGACGTTGCGCGGGAAAACACCGCGATGCTGACCACGGCCAAATCGCTCGGCTTCGAGCGGCGCGCGGCCGAGGACTTCACGCGGGTGAAGATCGTCAAGACCCTGCGGCCGCCGTCCGACTAA
- a CDS encoding SIR2 family protein, which produces MGAKTPTELAQEFAQAVLSVAPVIILGSGASAAHQVPGMGALAAHLTALAPPAGWDEAEQAEWAKLVAELNGGQDLESALQAIRPSPRQTHFVAAETRRFLLPYDEAVLRAVLSDRRALPLSRLYNHLFDSTHKNIFVVTPNYDRIAEYAADAADVSTFTGFSHGYLQQRARSPRTRVHVAGQPARTVCVWKVHGSLDWFQTPAYQAIGLRSGVEPPADFEPLMVTPGLDKYRLTHIEPFRTIFGCADAALEESRAFFCVGYGFNDQHVQEKLVERCDRESVPIVLITKQLTRSARDFLAGGRCRRFLALEEGPAGAKAYTPAEPAGFDVDQPIWAFGPFLDFTLGAAP; this is translated from the coding sequence ATGGGGGCGAAAACCCCGACAGAACTGGCGCAGGAATTCGCGCAGGCGGTGCTTAGTGTGGCCCCGGTGATCATCTTAGGCAGCGGTGCCTCGGCGGCTCACCAAGTGCCCGGCATGGGTGCACTCGCGGCCCACCTCACCGCTCTCGCTCCGCCTGCGGGATGGGATGAGGCCGAGCAGGCCGAATGGGCCAAACTGGTCGCTGAGCTGAACGGCGGCCAGGACCTGGAGTCCGCCCTGCAGGCCATCCGGCCCAGCCCCCGCCAGACCCACTTCGTAGCCGCTGAAACCCGTCGCTTCCTGTTGCCCTACGACGAGGCGGTGTTGCGCGCCGTTCTCTCCGATCGCAGGGCCCTCCCGCTGTCGCGCCTCTACAACCATCTGTTCGACAGCACCCACAAGAACATCTTCGTCGTGACGCCAAACTACGACCGCATTGCGGAATATGCGGCCGACGCGGCGGACGTCAGTACCTTCACCGGCTTCAGCCACGGCTATCTGCAGCAGCGCGCCCGAAGCCCCAGGACGCGGGTGCACGTCGCCGGACAGCCTGCCCGGACCGTGTGCGTCTGGAAGGTCCACGGATCGCTAGACTGGTTCCAGACCCCTGCCTATCAGGCCATTGGCCTGCGCAGCGGTGTTGAGCCCCCGGCCGACTTCGAGCCGCTCATGGTGACGCCGGGCTTGGACAAATACCGGCTGACGCACATCGAGCCGTTCCGCACGATCTTCGGGTGCGCCGACGCCGCCTTGGAGGAGTCGAGGGCGTTCTTCTGCGTTGGTTACGGTTTCAACGACCAGCATGTTCAGGAGAAGCTGGTCGAGCGCTGCGACCGCGAGAGCGTGCCGATAGTGTTGATCACCAAGCAATTGACCCGGTCGGCCCGCGACTTCCTCGCTGGCGGCCGCTGCCGCAGGTTCCTCGCCCTAGAGGAAGGGCCGGCTGGCGCGAAGGCCTACACCCCGGCCGAGCCGGCGGGCTTCGACGTCGATCAACCGATCTGGGCCTTCGGACCCTTCCTCGACTTCACCCTCGGAGCCGCGCCGTGA
- a CDS encoding VOC family protein → MSTIKIDDIAFVRFRAPDLARMRAFLEDFGLAVAEDGGRLFGRGGGDSPFLHVTELGEPGFAGLGLRASSLADLKTLAAAEGVQMEPLDTPGGGQVVRLTDPDGRLVEVVAGQVPAPPLPLPRREAWNTAAERARLRQTKRVAGGPAHVVRLGHCVLNVSDFRAVERWYKERFGFITSDEIALTPEFSVGAFLRCDRGAAPTDHHTLFLIQAPSGPGFNHAAFEVADFDDLMAGHQQLKDAGRHAEWGVGRHILGSQIFDYWRDPWGHTLEHWTDGDLFTAADGSNVASLTDLMGVQWGPAAPPTMG, encoded by the coding sequence ATGAGCACGATCAAGATCGACGACATCGCCTTCGTCCGCTTCCGGGCGCCGGACCTGGCTCGGATGCGGGCCTTTCTTGAGGACTTCGGCCTGGCCGTCGCGGAGGATGGCGGCAGGCTGTTCGGCCGGGGCGGCGGCGACAGCCCCTTCCTGCATGTGACCGAGTTGGGAGAGCCTGGCTTCGCCGGGCTTGGGCTGCGGGCGTCCTCGCTTGCCGACCTCAAGACGCTGGCGGCGGCCGAAGGCGTGCAGATGGAGCCGCTGGACACGCCCGGCGGCGGCCAGGTCGTGCGCCTGACCGATCCGGACGGCCGCCTCGTCGAGGTGGTGGCCGGGCAGGTTCCAGCGCCACCGCTGCCCCTGCCCCGGCGCGAGGCGTGGAACACCGCGGCTGAGCGCGCGCGCCTGCGCCAGACCAAGCGCGTGGCGGGCGGCCCGGCGCATGTCGTGCGCCTGGGCCATTGCGTGCTCAACGTCTCCGATTTCCGCGCGGTCGAGCGTTGGTACAAAGAGCGTTTCGGCTTCATCACCTCGGACGAGATCGCGCTGACGCCGGAGTTCTCGGTCGGGGCTTTCCTGCGCTGCGACCGCGGCGCCGCGCCGACCGACCATCACACGCTGTTCCTGATCCAGGCCCCGTCGGGCCCCGGCTTCAACCACGCCGCCTTCGAGGTCGCCGATTTCGACGACCTGATGGCCGGTCACCAGCAGCTCAAGGACGCCGGCCGCCACGCCGAATGGGGCGTCGGCCGCCACATCCTGGGCAGCCAGATCTTCGACTACTGGCGCGACCCCTGGGGGCACACGCTGGAGCACTGGACCGACGGCGACCTCTTCACCGCGGCAGACGGCTCGAACGTCGCCAGCCTGACCGACCTGATGGGGGTCCAGTGGGGCCCCGCCGCGCCGCCGACCATGGGCTGA
- a CDS encoding AMP-binding protein: MIPRPISPFAGMDIRTLVDSQAQTQAGRPWLSWEPFEGEPRSWTYDAFAEVLRRFAAGLQARGVQPGQRILVHLDNCPESVIAWLGCAYAGAVAVTTNAKSSADEIAYFARHSGAVGAITQPRFAALVAAAAPDLAWRVVTETDNGAHAEPVAGFEPFAAIDAEPGLLAERPHDPWADFAIQYTSGTTARPKAVLWTHGNALWGARSCAQNEDLRPGDVHLTHLPLFHTNAQAYSVLASLWAGAHVVLMPRFSASRFWPVSLKHSATWTSVVPFCVKALAAQPLPPAHSYRFWGNAICEPAWDKHFGVKTIGWWGMTETIAHGTVGSARQPDAPMSMGRPAPGYDIHVLDDEGRPVAPGETGDLFVGGQRGLSLFKEYAGDPAATAAAFRDDGLFITGDRVRLGLDGFLYFADRSKDMLKVGGENVAASEIERVIAAVPGVAEVAVVAKRHPMLDEAPVAFVIPAAGAPAELEAQIFAACGQALASFKQPHEVRLVDNLPRSTLEKVAKAELRALLVES; encoded by the coding sequence TTGATTCCTCGTCCGATCTCGCCCTTCGCGGGCATGGATATCCGCACCCTGGTCGACAGCCAGGCCCAGACGCAGGCCGGCCGACCGTGGCTGAGCTGGGAGCCGTTCGAGGGCGAGCCGCGCAGCTGGACCTATGACGCCTTCGCCGAGGTCCTGCGCCGGTTCGCCGCCGGGCTGCAGGCGCGGGGCGTCCAGCCCGGCCAGCGGATCCTGGTCCACCTCGACAATTGTCCGGAGTCGGTGATCGCTTGGCTGGGCTGCGCCTATGCCGGCGCGGTGGCGGTGACCACCAACGCCAAATCCAGCGCTGACGAGATCGCCTATTTCGCCCGGCACAGCGGTGCAGTCGGCGCGATCACCCAGCCGCGGTTCGCGGCCCTGGTCGCCGCCGCGGCGCCGGACCTCGCATGGCGCGTGGTCACCGAAACCGACAACGGCGCGCACGCTGAGCCCGTCGCGGGTTTCGAACCCTTCGCGGCGATCGACGCCGAACCGGGGTTGCTCGCCGAGCGGCCGCACGACCCGTGGGCCGACTTCGCCATCCAGTACACGTCCGGCACCACGGCGCGGCCGAAGGCGGTGCTGTGGACCCACGGCAATGCGCTCTGGGGGGCGCGCAGCTGCGCCCAGAACGAGGATCTGCGGCCAGGCGACGTCCACCTCACCCACCTGCCGCTGTTCCACACCAACGCCCAGGCCTACTCGGTGCTGGCCTCGCTGTGGGCCGGCGCGCATGTCGTGCTCATGCCGCGGTTTTCGGCCTCGCGCTTCTGGCCGGTGTCGTTGAAGCACAGCGCGACCTGGACCTCCGTGGTGCCGTTCTGCGTCAAGGCGCTGGCCGCCCAGCCGCTGCCGCCGGCGCATAGCTATCGCTTTTGGGGCAATGCGATCTGCGAGCCGGCCTGGGACAAGCATTTCGGGGTGAAGACCATCGGCTGGTGGGGCATGACCGAGACCATCGCCCACGGTACGGTCGGCTCGGCCCGCCAGCCCGACGCGCCGATGTCGATGGGCCGCCCCGCCCCGGGTTACGACATCCACGTGCTGGACGATGAAGGCCGACCGGTCGCGCCGGGGGAGACCGGCGACCTGTTCGTCGGCGGCCAGCGGGGCCTTTCGCTGTTCAAGGAGTACGCCGGCGATCCGGCCGCCACCGCCGCAGCGTTCCGCGACGACGGCCTCTTCATCACCGGCGACCGGGTGCGCCTGGGGCTCGACGGCTTCCTCTATTTCGCCGACCGCTCCAAGGATATGCTGAAGGTCGGCGGCGAGAACGTCGCGGCCTCGGAGATCGAGCGGGTGATCGCCGCAGTGCCGGGCGTCGCTGAGGTCGCGGTCGTCGCCAAGCGGCACCCGATGCTCGACGAAGCGCCGGTCGCCTTCGTGATTCCCGCCGCGGGGGCGCCGGCCGAACTGGAGGCGCAGATCTTCGCCGCCTGCGGTCAGGCGCTCGCGAGCTTCAAGCAGCCGCACGAAGTCAGGCTGGTGGATAACCTGCCGCGATCGACGCTGGAAAAGGTCGCCAAGGCCGAGCTGCGGGCGTTGCTCGTCGAGTCCTGA
- a CDS encoding TetR/AcrR family transcriptional regulator has protein sequence MSNKRIERAQQTRAALVAAGRRLFCEHPVDAVAIDDIVQAAEVSKGSFYNHFPDRDALVREITAEIRADVERAVTRANAGVADPARRMARAVCVYLRYAVDDPERAGVLVRMHSGHTSISTPLNKGLVDDIADGLAQGRFVVATTESGVLFVLGIAQLALIRVTQEPTAPFAVSLAQQMCALLLRGLGVPGAEPEAIAAQAADEIVRQGVFQDAPTPKGAAH, from the coding sequence GTGAGCAACAAGCGGATCGAGCGGGCCCAGCAGACGCGGGCGGCGCTGGTGGCGGCCGGGCGGCGGCTGTTCTGCGAGCACCCGGTGGATGCGGTGGCGATCGACGACATCGTCCAGGCGGCCGAGGTCTCCAAGGGCAGCTTCTACAACCACTTCCCCGACCGCGACGCCCTGGTCCGTGAAATCACCGCCGAGATCCGCGCTGACGTCGAGCGGGCGGTCACCCGCGCCAACGCCGGGGTCGCCGACCCGGCCCGGCGCATGGCCCGCGCGGTCTGCGTCTACCTGCGCTACGCGGTGGACGACCCGGAACGGGCCGGGGTTCTGGTGCGCATGCACAGCGGCCACACCTCGATCTCGACCCCGCTCAACAAGGGGCTGGTGGACGACATCGCCGACGGCCTGGCCCAAGGTCGCTTTGTGGTCGCGACCACGGAGTCCGGGGTCCTGTTCGTCCTCGGCATCGCTCAACTGGCCCTGATCCGCGTCACCCAGGAGCCGACCGCGCCGTTCGCCGTCAGCCTGGCCCAGCAGATGTGCGCGCTGCTGTTGCGCGGCCTGGGCGTGCCGGGCGCAGAACCGGAAGCCATCGCGGCGCAGGCCGCCGACGAAATCGTTCGCCAGGGGGTGTTTCAAGACGCTCCGACGCCCAAAGGAGCGGCTCATTGA
- a CDS encoding phosphoribosylglycinamide formyltransferase, translating to MISSPLKLGFLASKNGTSMRAIVEAARAGGLAVEPRLVVSNNRKAPALEFAAERGVPTLVIPTQADPEAADAALCAALEGAGVELVILSGYLRRLGPLTLGRYRNRILNIHPGLLPAFGGEGMYGRRVHEAVIAAGASESGATIHAVDEIYDHGPVIERRTVPVLAGDTAETLEARVAAMEPGFFVETLARIAAGELRLPD from the coding sequence ATGATTTCCTCACCGCTTAAGCTTGGTTTCCTCGCGTCGAAAAACGGCACCAGCATGCGGGCTATCGTCGAGGCGGCGCGCGCTGGGGGACTGGCGGTCGAGCCGCGCCTGGTGGTCAGCAACAACCGCAAGGCGCCGGCCCTGGAATTCGCGGCCGAGCGCGGCGTGCCGACCCTGGTCATCCCGACCCAGGCCGATCCGGAGGCGGCCGACGCGGCGCTTTGCGCGGCGCTGGAGGGCGCCGGCGTCGAACTGGTGATCCTCTCGGGATACCTGCGCCGGCTGGGGCCGCTGACGCTCGGGCGCTATCGCAACCGCATCCTGAACATCCATCCGGGCCTGCTGCCAGCGTTCGGCGGCGAGGGGATGTACGGTCGGCGGGTGCACGAGGCGGTCATCGCCGCGGGCGCGAGCGAGAGCGGGGCCACCATCCATGCGGTCGACGAGATCTACGACCACGGCCCGGTGATCGAGCGTCGCACCGTGCCTGTGCTGGCCGGCGATACGGCCGAGACGCTGGAGGCGCGGGTGGCGGCGATGGAGCCTGGCTTCTTCGTCGAGACCCTGGCCCGCATCGCCGCAGGCGAGCTGCGCCTGCCGGATTAG
- a CDS encoding glutathione S-transferase N-terminal domain-containing protein, producing MLRLHHAPMACSLASRFALAEAGLAHEVAVVRTARGENRTAAYLRVNPRGKVPALETDQGVITESTAILPFIADLAPEADLLPPPGTFARAQAQAWLSFLSSTVHGAYTGALRPEAFDGCDTAAVRAVHVARIGAALQEVDAHLANRDHLLDAFSLCDLYLLVFLLWRGAPAVAGKLPALANLDAFQQRMLARPALAAILGEEMKLMAEG from the coding sequence ATGCTACGTCTGCACCACGCGCCCATGGCCTGTTCGCTCGCCAGCCGCTTCGCCCTGGCCGAGGCCGGACTGGCCCATGAGGTCGCCGTCGTGCGCACCGCGCGCGGCGAGAACCGCACCGCCGCCTATCTGCGGGTCAATCCGCGCGGCAAGGTGCCCGCGCTGGAAACTGACCAAGGGGTGATCACGGAGTCGACGGCCATCCTGCCGTTCATCGCCGACCTGGCCCCGGAGGCCGACCTGCTGCCGCCGCCGGGGACCTTTGCGCGGGCCCAGGCCCAGGCCTGGCTTTCGTTCCTGTCGAGCACGGTGCACGGCGCCTATACCGGCGCCCTGCGGCCCGAGGCGTTCGATGGCTGCGATACGGCGGCGGTGCGCGCCGTCCACGTGGCGAGGATCGGCGCGGCCTTGCAGGAGGTCGACGCCCACCTGGCGAACCGCGACCATCTGCTCGACGCCTTCAGCCTCTGCGACCTCTACTTGCTGGTGTTTCTGCTGTGGCGCGGGGCGCCGGCCGTCGCGGGCAAGCTGCCCGCGCTGGCGAACCTTGACGCCTTCCAGCAACGAATGCTGGCCCGACCGGCCCTGGCCGCGATACTCGGCGAAGAGATGAAGCTGATGGCGGAGGGCTAG
- a CDS encoding bifunctional 3-(3-hydroxy-phenyl)propionate/3-hydroxycinnamic acid hydroxylase: MADAGFDCDVLVVGLGPVGAMLTLLLARGGVSAIALDKDADVYPLPRAAHFDHEIMRLFQQVGIAEEVARHARPAPAYEFRAADGQVLMRMELPQLAPCGWAAGYMFHQPAVENALRARLEADPLAEMRLGHRFLQLEQDDDGVTATVAGPDGEASIRARYLVGCDGASSAVREAIGGTLDDYRFDEPWLVIDAVVEPGARLPDVNLQICDPARPTTCVLMGPGRHRWEFMLLPGETAEQVLDDGFITPLIEAWDCGPVRIERKAVYRFHGLVAKDWRAGRVLLAGDAAHQMPPFAGQGMCSGLRDAANLAWKLLAVRRGEADEGLLDTYQTEREPHVRTYIELAIGMGRVVCTQDPALAAQRDAGMLAQRAAGAAPMPPAAPAPLASGAVLTGAAGAGTLFPQPVSAAGRLDDAAGDGPWLITRAPCPEAVDLAITLQDPRLAPFARDIEAWLDRHGASAVLVRPDRYVFGAGEPADLAAAYRRALRPV, encoded by the coding sequence GTGGCTGACGCAGGCTTCGACTGCGACGTCCTGGTCGTCGGGCTGGGGCCGGTCGGGGCGATGCTCACCCTGTTGCTGGCCCGCGGCGGCGTCAGCGCCATCGCCCTGGACAAGGATGCCGACGTCTATCCCCTGCCCCGCGCCGCGCACTTCGATCATGAGATCATGCGGCTGTTCCAGCAGGTCGGGATAGCCGAGGAGGTCGCACGCCACGCCAGGCCGGCGCCGGCCTATGAGTTCCGGGCCGCAGACGGCCAGGTGCTGATGCGGATGGAGCTGCCGCAGCTGGCGCCGTGCGGCTGGGCGGCCGGCTACATGTTCCATCAGCCGGCGGTCGAGAACGCGCTGCGCGCGCGGCTGGAGGCCGACCCCTTGGCCGAAATGCGCCTGGGCCATCGCTTCCTGCAGCTGGAACAGGACGACGACGGCGTGACTGCGACGGTGGCCGGCCCGGACGGCGAGGCGTCCATCCGCGCCCGCTATCTGGTTGGGTGCGACGGCGCCTCCAGCGCCGTGCGCGAGGCGATCGGCGGAACGCTCGACGACTATCGCTTCGATGAGCCCTGGCTGGTGATCGACGCGGTGGTCGAGCCGGGCGCGCGGCTGCCAGACGTCAACCTGCAGATCTGCGATCCGGCGCGTCCGACGACCTGCGTTTTGATGGGGCCGGGCCGGCATCGCTGGGAGTTCATGCTGCTGCCGGGAGAGACGGCCGAGCAGGTGCTTGACGACGGCTTCATCACCCCGTTGATCGAGGCCTGGGACTGCGGGCCGGTGCGGATCGAGCGCAAGGCCGTCTATCGCTTCCACGGCCTGGTCGCCAAGGACTGGCGCGCCGGGCGGGTGCTGCTCGCCGGCGACGCGGCGCACCAGATGCCGCCGTTCGCCGGCCAGGGCATGTGCTCGGGACTGCGTGATGCGGCCAACCTCGCCTGGAAGCTCCTGGCGGTGCGGCGCGGCGAAGCCGACGAGGGGCTGCTCGACACCTACCAGACCGAGCGCGAGCCGCACGTGCGGACCTATATCGAGCTGGCGATCGGCATGGGCCGTGTGGTCTGCACCCAGGACCCCGCGCTCGCCGCCCAGCGCGACGCCGGGATGCTGGCCCAACGCGCGGCGGGAGCTGCGCCTATGCCTCCGGCGGCTCCGGCGCCGCTGGCCAGCGGCGCGGTTCTGACCGGAGCCGCCGGCGCCGGGACGCTGTTCCCGCAACCGGTAAGCGCCGCCGGGCGGTTGGACGACGCCGCCGGCGACGGGCCGTGGCTGATCACTCGCGCCCCCTGCCCCGAAGCCGTCGATCTGGCCATCACGCTTCAGGACCCGCGCCTGGCGCCGTTCGCCCGGGACATCGAGGCCTGGTTGGACCGTCACGGCGCCTCGGCCGTCCTGGTCAGGCCCGATCGCTACGTCTTCGGCGCCGGCGAGCCGGCCGACCTTGCGGCCGCGTATCGTCGCGCGCTGCGCCCAGTCTAG